The following coding sequences lie in one Nonomuraea muscovyensis genomic window:
- a CDS encoding ATP/GTP-binding protein codes for MSPRRARRRDDSRPVGFPRGMDRVEEWPDGEWKVRMLTGASSAKNYRCPGCDQEIPGGQPHLVSWPNWAGGDDERRHWHTTCWRKRLDRGPGRSRY; via the coding sequence GTGAGCCCGCGCCGTGCCCGCCGCCGGGACGACTCTCGTCCCGTCGGCTTCCCCCGGGGCATGGACCGGGTCGAGGAGTGGCCCGACGGGGAGTGGAAGGTGCGCATGCTGACCGGCGCCTCCTCGGCCAAGAACTACCGCTGTCCCGGCTGCGACCAGGAGATCCCCGGCGGCCAGCCGCACCTGGTGAGCTGGCCCAACTGGGCGGGCGGCGACGACGAGCGCCGCCACTGGCACACGACGTGCTGGCGCAAGAGACTG